The following proteins are encoded in a genomic region of Mycolicibacterium confluentis:
- a CDS encoding type I restriction-modification system subunit M, which produces MSESRRLVDKLWSYCNVLRDDGVGVIEYTEQLTYLLFLKMAHERETRKLNPQKIVPDEYSWQKLLDAEGTDLEVEYTNILVGLAQQPGTLGTIYRKAQNRVQDPAKLKRLIVDLIDKENWSASGTDLKGDAYEELLAKGASDKGSGAGQYFTPRDLIRAIVDVIDPSVADTVVDPACGTGGFLLVAHEHVAEGAGTLTPTQRNHLRDKFVAGYELVDGTARLAAMNLLLHGIGTADGPSLIEVRDALIADPGQRWSVVLSNPPFGRKSSLTMVGADGREVRDDVEIERQDFVVTTSNKQLNFLQHIMTILDINGRAAVVLPDNVLFEGGAGETLRRKLLEDFDLHTMLRLPTGIFYAQGVKANVLFFDKKPAAEQPWTTRLWVYDLRTNQHFTLKQNPLRRHHLDEFVDSYLSGKPHEERVESERWKAFTYDDLIARDKVNLDITWLRDESLEDADNLPAPEVIAREIVEDLTAALAEFEAVAAALEASANDRG; this is translated from the coding sequence ATGTCTGAATCACGCCGCCTCGTCGACAAGCTCTGGTCGTACTGCAACGTCCTGCGAGACGACGGTGTCGGGGTCATCGAGTACACCGAACAGCTCACGTACCTGCTGTTCTTGAAGATGGCGCACGAGCGGGAAACCCGCAAACTGAACCCGCAGAAGATCGTTCCCGACGAGTATTCCTGGCAGAAGCTCCTCGATGCCGAAGGCACCGACCTCGAAGTTGAATACACCAATATTCTCGTCGGCTTGGCGCAGCAGCCGGGAACCCTCGGCACCATCTATCGCAAGGCACAGAACAGGGTTCAGGACCCGGCCAAGCTCAAGCGTCTCATCGTCGACCTGATCGACAAGGAGAACTGGTCCGCCTCGGGCACCGACCTCAAGGGCGACGCCTACGAGGAACTGCTCGCCAAGGGGGCGTCCGACAAGGGTTCTGGAGCGGGCCAGTACTTCACGCCGCGCGACCTCATCCGCGCCATCGTGGACGTGATCGATCCGTCGGTGGCGGACACCGTCGTGGACCCGGCCTGCGGCACCGGAGGCTTCCTTCTCGTCGCCCACGAACACGTCGCAGAGGGAGCGGGAACGCTCACCCCGACGCAACGGAACCATCTGCGGGACAAATTCGTCGCAGGGTATGAGCTCGTCGACGGCACCGCGCGTCTGGCGGCGATGAACTTGTTGCTGCATGGAATCGGAACCGCAGACGGCCCCTCGTTGATCGAGGTTCGCGATGCCTTGATAGCCGATCCAGGGCAGCGATGGTCGGTGGTGCTGTCCAACCCGCCATTCGGGCGCAAATCGTCGCTGACCATGGTCGGAGCGGACGGGCGGGAAGTGCGCGACGACGTCGAAATCGAACGCCAGGACTTCGTCGTCACCACCAGCAACAAGCAGCTCAATTTCCTACAGCACATCATGACCATCCTCGACATCAACGGTCGCGCGGCCGTCGTGCTACCCGACAACGTGCTGTTCGAAGGGGGAGCTGGGGAGACGCTGCGTCGAAAGCTGCTGGAAGACTTCGACCTTCACACCATGCTGCGGCTGCCGACCGGCATCTTCTACGCCCAGGGTGTGAAGGCGAACGTGCTGTTCTTCGACAAGAAGCCAGCCGCTGAGCAGCCGTGGACCACCAGGCTGTGGGTCTATGACCTGCGCACAAACCAGCACTTCACGCTGAAGCAGAACCCCTTGCGGCGGCACCACCTCGATGAGTTCGTCGACTCCTACCTTTCGGGAAAACCGCATGAGGAGCGCGTCGAGTCGGAGCGGTGGAAAGCGTTCACCTATGACGACCTCATCGCTCGCGACAAGGTGAACCTCGACATCACCTGGCTGCGCGACGAATCGCTGGAGGATGCTGACAACCTCCCGGCGCCGGAGGTGATCGCCCGCGAGATCGTGGAGGACCTGACCGCCGCGCTGGCTGAATTCGAAGCTGTCGCGGCCGCACTGGAGGCGTCGGCGAACGACCGGGGCTGA
- a CDS encoding alpha/beta fold hydrolase produces MDFEHKTVVVDGLVTSYLEAGTGDPVVLLHGGEFGASAELGWEHTISALAAHHRVLAPDMLGYGGSAKVLDFVDGRGMRIRHIAAFCAAMGVTSAHFVGNSMGAINLLVDTTSAMPVLPVRTMVAICGGGEIQAGDYMRALYDYDATLPAMRRIVEALFFDPRYPDDGAYVARRHESATVPGAWEAIAAARFRRPGAEPPSAASSTRAYERITVPTLVVEGAGDKLLPAGWAAEIAAQIDGARSAVVDAAGHCPQIEQPQVVNDLLLSFFAEHQDSEHNDKGARAS; encoded by the coding sequence GTGGACTTCGAACACAAGACCGTCGTGGTCGACGGACTGGTGACCAGCTACCTGGAGGCGGGCACCGGTGACCCGGTGGTGCTGCTGCACGGCGGGGAGTTCGGTGCCAGCGCGGAACTCGGCTGGGAGCACACGATCTCGGCCCTGGCGGCTCATCACCGGGTGCTGGCCCCCGACATGCTGGGCTACGGAGGCTCGGCCAAGGTGCTCGATTTCGTCGACGGGCGCGGGATGCGGATCCGGCACATCGCGGCGTTCTGCGCGGCGATGGGGGTCACCTCGGCGCACTTCGTCGGCAACTCGATGGGGGCGATCAACCTGCTGGTGGACACCACCTCCGCGATGCCCGTGTTGCCGGTGCGGACGATGGTGGCCATCTGCGGCGGCGGCGAGATCCAGGCAGGCGACTACATGCGCGCGCTGTACGACTACGACGCGACCCTGCCGGCCATGCGCCGCATCGTCGAGGCCCTGTTCTTCGACCCGCGCTACCCGGACGACGGGGCATACGTGGCGCGCAGGCACGAATCGGCCACTGTGCCGGGCGCGTGGGAGGCGATCGCCGCGGCCCGGTTCCGTCGACCGGGGGCAGAGCCACCGTCGGCGGCCTCGAGTACCCGTGCCTACGAGCGGATCACGGTGCCGACCCTCGTCGTCGAGGGCGCCGGTGACAAACTGCTGCCAGCGGGGTGGGCCGCGGAGATCGCCGCGCAGATCGACGGTGCACGCTCGGCGGTCGTCGATGCCGCGGGACACTGCCCCCAGATCGAACAGCCACAGGTCGTCAACGACCTGCTGCTGTCCTTCTTCGCCGAACACCAGGACTCAGAACACAACGACAAGGGAGCACGCGCTTCATGA
- a CDS encoding SDR family NAD(P)-dependent oxidoreductase: MSSQQELAGKVAVVTGGAGGLGRGIAERFVAEGAKVVVGDIAEGEPLGGDSLFVPTDVSDLEQVSRLVSTAIEEFGGLDIMVNNAGVSGTMHRRFLDDDLADFHKVMGVNVLGVMAGTRDAARYMAEHGGGSILNLTSIGGIQAGGGVQTYRASKAAVIQFTKSAAIELAHYEIRVNAIAPGNIRTAIVKKSATGEDLERLEQFEEAIRAQMRADRPLKREGTVEDVAEAALYFAGDRSRYVTGTVLPIDGGTVAGKVIVRKPKAEKS, from the coding sequence ATGAGCAGCCAGCAGGAACTCGCCGGCAAGGTCGCCGTCGTCACGGGCGGTGCGGGCGGGTTGGGCCGCGGTATCGCCGAGCGGTTCGTGGCCGAGGGCGCCAAGGTCGTGGTGGGCGACATCGCCGAGGGCGAACCACTCGGCGGGGACAGCCTTTTCGTGCCCACCGACGTCTCCGACCTCGAGCAGGTGAGCCGACTGGTGTCGACCGCGATCGAGGAGTTCGGCGGCCTGGACATCATGGTGAACAACGCGGGAGTCTCGGGCACCATGCATCGCCGGTTCCTGGACGACGACCTGGCCGACTTCCACAAGGTGATGGGGGTCAACGTGCTCGGCGTCATGGCGGGCACGCGGGACGCCGCGCGGTACATGGCCGAACACGGCGGCGGGTCCATCCTGAACCTGACCTCGATCGGTGGCATCCAGGCGGGCGGGGGGGTGCAGACCTACCGCGCCTCCAAGGCCGCCGTCATCCAGTTCACCAAATCAGCGGCAATCGAACTGGCGCACTACGAGATTCGCGTCAACGCGATCGCACCCGGCAACATCCGCACCGCGATCGTGAAGAAGTCGGCCACGGGTGAGGACCTCGAACGTCTCGAACAGTTCGAGGAGGCCATCCGCGCCCAGATGCGCGCGGACCGCCCGCTCAAGCGGGAGGGCACGGTCGAGGACGTCGCCGAGGCCGCGCTGTACTTCGCGGGCGACCGCTCGCGCTACGTCACGGGTACGGTGCTGCCGATCGATGGCGGGACGGTGGCCGGAAAGGTGATCGTCCGCAAGCCCAAGGCGGAGAAGTCCTAG
- a CDS encoding alpha/beta fold hydrolase, with protein MRSQFTHHDGVRLHYLDSGGESVENDRRAPIVFVPGMTCLAYDYEAVLPEFGRRTVVVEVRGHGRSDAPVDGYDLETLSGDVGAVVDAVTDGPVHIVTFSRGTSAAVLWTLGNAARVRSLSIGDYVPEEKLVPDDAVRWLLDGKWRGTPVRDRLDEKAALLTFQAAQERSFWEPLTELNIPLLAVRSPESRVIVPDEVWDRYARLFPSAQLVEFADSPHDIFRPDRARYPRLVAEHVDRADGR; from the coding sequence ATGAGGTCACAGTTCACCCACCACGACGGTGTCCGCCTGCACTACCTCGACTCCGGCGGAGAGTCCGTTGAGAATGACCGCCGTGCGCCCATCGTGTTCGTTCCCGGGATGACCTGCCTGGCCTACGACTACGAGGCCGTGCTGCCAGAGTTCGGTCGCCGCACCGTCGTGGTGGAAGTGCGCGGACACGGTCGCAGCGACGCGCCCGTCGACGGCTACGACCTGGAGACGCTCAGCGGCGACGTGGGCGCGGTAGTCGACGCGGTGACCGACGGACCCGTGCACATCGTGACGTTCTCGCGCGGCACGTCGGCCGCGGTCCTGTGGACCCTGGGCAACGCCGCCCGCGTCCGGTCGCTGTCGATCGGCGACTACGTGCCCGAGGAGAAGCTCGTGCCAGACGACGCGGTGCGCTGGCTGCTGGACGGCAAGTGGCGCGGCACACCCGTGCGAGACCGACTTGACGAGAAGGCCGCGCTTCTGACGTTCCAGGCCGCGCAGGAGCGCTCGTTCTGGGAGCCGTTGACCGAGTTGAACATCCCGCTGCTCGCGGTGCGCAGCCCCGAGTCCCGCGTCATCGTCCCCGACGAGGTCTGGGACCGTTACGCGCGCCTGTTCCCCTCGGCGCAGTTGGTCGAGTTCGCCGACTCGCCGCACGACATCTTCCGCCCCGACCGTGCCCGGTACCCGCGGTTGGTGGCCGAGCACGTCGACCGCGCCGACGGACGCTAG
- a CDS encoding TetR/AcrR family transcriptional regulator has product MVTATRPLRSVRAQNTQEAILTAAERLFAENGVFAVSNRQVSDQAGQGNNAAVGYHFGTKADLIRAIVRKHNEQVERLCEQMVAQVLEKAEASGTAPELRDWVQCLVRPLAAHLTALTEADGTSTYARFSAQLMPDPAHRDLVSEESLSSPSVLRIIQGLNSRLADVPVDVRIERNAMARHLIVHMFAEQERALAQGDPMARPGWDGTADGLVDAITGLLLAPVTPRAQGESR; this is encoded by the coding sequence GTGGTGACCGCCACAAGGCCGCTGCGTTCCGTGCGGGCGCAGAACACGCAGGAGGCCATCCTCACTGCCGCCGAGCGCCTGTTCGCCGAGAACGGCGTGTTCGCGGTGTCCAACCGCCAGGTCAGCGATCAGGCCGGGCAGGGGAACAACGCCGCGGTCGGGTACCACTTCGGCACCAAGGCGGACCTGATCCGCGCGATCGTCCGTAAGCACAACGAGCAGGTGGAGCGCCTGTGCGAGCAGATGGTCGCGCAGGTACTGGAGAAGGCCGAGGCGTCCGGCACGGCACCGGAACTGCGGGACTGGGTGCAGTGCCTGGTCCGTCCACTGGCGGCGCACCTGACGGCGCTGACGGAGGCGGACGGCACGTCCACCTACGCGCGGTTCTCGGCACAACTCATGCCGGATCCCGCGCATCGCGATCTGGTGTCCGAGGAATCGTTGTCCTCGCCCTCGGTGCTCCGGATCATCCAGGGCCTCAACAGCCGTCTGGCGGACGTGCCCGTCGACGTGCGAATCGAACGCAATGCCATGGCGCGACACCTGATCGTGCACATGTTCGCCGAGCAGGAACGCGCACTGGCGCAGGGGGATCCGATGGCCCGGCCGGGCTGGGACGGCACCGCCGACGGTCTGGTGGATGCGATCACCGGCCTGCTGCTGGCGCCGGTGACCCCGCGAGCACAGGGAGAGTCCAGATGA
- a CDS encoding ferredoxin: MKVTVDQAKCVSAGNCVAHAPDVFDQDEDDGSVILLDEHPSDDHLDGVREAVAACPALAIHLVE; the protein is encoded by the coding sequence ATGAAAGTGACTGTCGACCAGGCCAAGTGCGTCTCCGCGGGTAACTGTGTCGCGCACGCGCCGGATGTCTTCGACCAGGACGAGGACGACGGCAGCGTGATCCTCCTCGACGAACACCCCTCCGACGATCACCTGGACGGCGTGCGCGAGGCCGTGGCGGCATGCCCGGCGTTGGCGATTCATCTCGTCGAGTGA
- a CDS encoding cytochrome P450: protein MTEILPDTQVDIPEYPMERSAACPFAPPPGVMELGARAPLSRVRIWDGSTPWLITGYEVARTLFADSRVSVDDRIAGFPHWNEHMLSTVDKRPRSVFTSDAEEHTRFRRMLSKPFTFRRVEGLRPVIQKITDECIDEILAGPQPADLVDKLALPVPTVVISEMLGVPYEDHEFFQEHANAGLARYAAADAMQKGAMSLHQYLIDLIEKKQANPVEDAVSDLAERVNAGEISVKEAAQLGTGLLIAGHETTANVIGIGVLALLENPEQAEFLRNTEDPKVIANAVEELMRYLSIIQNGQRRVALEDIEIAGETIKAGEGIILDLAPANWDGTAFPEPDRLDLSRENARDELGFGFGRHQCVGQQLARAELQIVFHTLVRRIPTLCLAIPFDEVPFKNDRLAYGVYSLPVTW, encoded by the coding sequence ATGACCGAGATCCTCCCCGACACGCAGGTCGACATCCCCGAGTACCCGATGGAGCGCTCGGCGGCCTGCCCCTTCGCGCCGCCGCCCGGCGTGATGGAACTCGGCGCCAGGGCCCCGCTGTCGCGGGTGCGGATCTGGGACGGCAGCACGCCCTGGCTGATCACGGGCTACGAGGTCGCGCGGACGCTGTTCGCCGATTCCCGGGTCAGTGTCGACGACCGCATCGCGGGTTTCCCGCACTGGAATGAGCACATGCTGTCCACTGTGGACAAGCGACCCCGGTCGGTGTTCACCTCGGATGCCGAGGAGCACACCAGGTTCCGCCGGATGCTCTCCAAGCCGTTCACCTTCCGACGCGTGGAGGGACTGCGCCCGGTCATCCAGAAGATCACCGACGAGTGCATCGACGAGATCCTGGCCGGGCCCCAACCCGCCGACCTCGTGGACAAGCTGGCATTGCCGGTGCCGACCGTGGTGATCAGCGAAATGCTCGGCGTCCCCTACGAAGATCACGAGTTCTTCCAGGAGCACGCCAACGCCGGCCTGGCCCGCTACGCCGCGGCGGACGCCATGCAGAAGGGCGCGATGAGCCTGCACCAGTACCTGATCGACCTCATCGAGAAGAAGCAGGCCAACCCCGTCGAGGACGCGGTGTCGGATCTGGCCGAGCGCGTCAACGCCGGCGAGATCAGCGTCAAGGAGGCCGCGCAGTTGGGGACCGGCCTGCTCATCGCCGGCCACGAGACCACCGCCAACGTCATCGGCATCGGGGTGCTGGCGCTGCTGGAGAATCCCGAACAGGCCGAATTCCTGCGTAATACCGAGGATCCGAAGGTCATCGCGAACGCGGTCGAGGAGTTGATGCGCTACCTGAGCATCATCCAGAACGGTCAGCGTCGAGTCGCGTTGGAGGACATCGAGATCGCGGGTGAGACGATCAAGGCCGGCGAGGGCATCATCCTCGACCTGGCGCCCGCGAACTGGGACGGCACCGCCTTCCCGGAGCCCGACCGGCTGGACCTGAGCCGCGAGAATGCCCGCGACGAACTGGGATTCGGTTTCGGCAGGCACCAGTGTGTGGGCCAGCAGTTGGCCCGCGCCGAACTGCAGATCGTCTTCCACACCCTGGTGCGCCGCATCCCCACGCTGTGTCTGGCGATCCCGTTCGACGAGGTGCCGTTCAAGAACGATCGCCTGGCCTACGGCGTCTACAGCCTGCCCGTCACCTGGTAG
- a CDS encoding NADPH:quinone oxidoreductase family protein, with the protein MKAMLCREYGPPESLELADLPDPTPGPGQVVVRVRAAAVNFPDVLFMSGSYQVKIPPPFSPGSEFAGEVLAVGDGVSLRVGDRVSGSTMVGAFAEQVVVSAEALTPLAPGVDYASAAAFGVTYRTAYYTLRTVAPVRPGDWVVVLGAGGGVGLAAVDLAVAMGAKVIAAASSADKLEVCRSRGAHAVVNYADENLRDRIREITEGAGASVVLDPVGGDYSEPALRALGRGGTFVTLGYAAGRIPAIPLNLVMLKGITVKGMEIRTFAADYPDQVARDTAELDQMFADGRVHPHIGARYPLAEAAAALRHVADRRAIGKVVIDV; encoded by the coding sequence ATGAAGGCCATGCTGTGCCGGGAGTACGGACCTCCGGAGAGTCTCGAACTCGCCGACCTTCCCGACCCGACACCGGGACCGGGTCAGGTCGTCGTGCGCGTGCGCGCCGCGGCGGTGAACTTTCCCGACGTGCTGTTCATGTCGGGGTCCTACCAGGTGAAGATCCCGCCACCGTTCTCCCCGGGCAGTGAGTTCGCCGGTGAAGTTCTCGCGGTCGGTGACGGTGTCTCGCTGCGGGTGGGTGACCGGGTGTCGGGGTCGACCATGGTGGGCGCGTTCGCCGAGCAGGTCGTCGTGTCTGCCGAGGCGCTGACGCCGTTGGCGCCCGGCGTCGACTACGCATCGGCCGCGGCGTTCGGCGTCACCTACCGCACGGCGTATTACACGCTGCGCACGGTGGCACCCGTGCGACCCGGTGACTGGGTGGTCGTGCTGGGCGCGGGCGGCGGCGTCGGGTTGGCGGCCGTGGACCTGGCCGTCGCGATGGGCGCCAAGGTCATCGCCGCAGCGTCCAGCGCCGACAAGCTTGAGGTGTGCCGGAGTCGCGGCGCACACGCGGTCGTCAACTACGCAGACGAGAACCTGCGGGACCGGATCCGCGAGATCACCGAGGGTGCGGGCGCTTCGGTGGTGCTCGATCCGGTCGGCGGGGACTACTCCGAGCCCGCACTTCGCGCACTCGGCCGCGGCGGCACCTTCGTGACGCTGGGGTATGCCGCGGGCCGTATCCCGGCCATTCCGCTGAATCTTGTGATGCTCAAGGGAATCACGGTCAAGGGCATGGAGATTCGGACCTTCGCCGCCGACTATCCCGATCAGGTGGCGCGCGACACCGCCGAACTCGACCAGATGTTCGCCGACGGCCGGGTGCACCCCCACATCGGTGCGCGCTATCCGCTGGCCGAGGCCGCCGCGGCACTGCGCCATGTGGCTGACCGCAGGGCCATCGGCAAGGTGGTCATCGACGTCTGA
- a CDS encoding TetR/AcrR family transcriptional regulator: MSTRAARAVDRALDSRHREATDEVERILAAAVTVMQRVAPEPPRVSDIVAEAGASKKGFYRYFAGKDELLLAVMERGIGIVASYLGHQMEKADDPAEKISRWISGALAQVSDPHLISMSRAVVEQMTQTSPVDGIMAPMRDLLVGPIAQLGSADPDRDAEAVFQLTIATMRRYVGSGTQPLPDDVKHLVRFCLGGLTAETKGAR; encoded by the coding sequence ATGAGCACCCGCGCCGCGCGCGCGGTGGACCGCGCGCTGGACAGTCGGCACCGCGAGGCCACCGATGAGGTTGAGCGGATCCTGGCCGCCGCGGTCACCGTGATGCAGCGTGTCGCCCCGGAACCGCCGCGCGTCAGCGACATCGTCGCCGAGGCGGGCGCGTCGAAGAAAGGCTTCTACCGCTACTTCGCTGGTAAGGACGAACTGCTTCTCGCGGTGATGGAACGCGGGATCGGCATCGTGGCGTCCTATCTCGGGCATCAGATGGAGAAGGCCGACGACCCGGCCGAGAAGATCAGCCGGTGGATCTCCGGTGCGTTGGCGCAGGTTTCGGACCCGCACCTGATCAGCATGAGTCGCGCGGTCGTTGAGCAGATGACCCAGACCTCCCCCGTCGACGGGATCATGGCCCCGATGCGCGACCTGCTGGTCGGTCCCATCGCGCAGTTGGGCAGCGCCGACCCAGACAGGGACGCCGAGGCCGTGTTCCAGCTGACCATCGCGACCATGCGGCGCTACGTCGGGTCCGGAACCCAACCCCTTCCCGACGACGTCAAGCACCTGGTGCGATTCTGCCTGGGCGGATTGACCGCAGAGACGAAAGGTGCGCGATGA
- a CDS encoding acyl-CoA dehydrogenase family protein yields the protein MAWDFSTEPEFEEKLVWIREFVRDEVEPLEVLFPGCEFLPLDDERRAIVDPLKQQVRDHGLWAPHLGPELGGQGFGAVKLTLINEILGRSSWGPIVFGTQAPDTGNAEILARFGTQEQKDNYLEGLLSGEIFSCFSMTEPQGGSDPRVFTTRAVPADDGSGDWVVKGRKYFSSNASVASFFIVVAITDPDVPVHRGASTFLIPAGTPGLNIEATHHLVGSLPHEAGHSLIHYDNVRVPATAMLGEPGHGFEILQARLAGGRIHHAMRSIGVAQRALDMMAHRAKSRFTQGSQLADKQLVQAFIADSYAELLQFRLTVLHTAWLIDTAGEHAARKEIGVCKILASQVLKSIGMRAIQVHGAMGLTQQLPVANVLLGGVALGLADGPTEAHKVNLARMLLKGYEAEDPEWPSEFSEVRIEAAKAKYGDRVKNIPSVPATP from the coding sequence ATGGCCTGGGACTTCTCCACCGAGCCCGAATTCGAAGAGAAACTGGTCTGGATCCGCGAGTTCGTCCGCGACGAGGTCGAACCACTCGAGGTGCTGTTCCCGGGGTGCGAGTTCCTCCCCCTCGACGACGAGCGCCGTGCGATCGTCGACCCGCTCAAACAGCAGGTCCGAGATCACGGCCTGTGGGCCCCGCATCTCGGCCCCGAACTGGGCGGGCAGGGCTTCGGCGCGGTCAAGCTGACACTGATCAACGAGATCCTCGGCCGAAGCAGTTGGGGCCCGATCGTGTTCGGCACGCAGGCCCCCGACACGGGCAACGCCGAGATCCTGGCCCGCTTCGGCACACAGGAGCAGAAGGACAACTACCTGGAGGGCCTGTTGTCGGGCGAGATCTTCTCGTGCTTCTCGATGACCGAACCCCAGGGCGGCTCCGACCCCCGCGTGTTCACCACCCGTGCCGTGCCGGCCGATGACGGCAGCGGTGACTGGGTGGTCAAGGGGCGCAAGTACTTCTCGTCGAACGCCTCGGTCGCCTCGTTCTTCATCGTGGTGGCCATCACCGATCCAGACGTCCCGGTGCACCGCGGTGCGTCGACCTTTCTCATCCCGGCCGGCACCCCCGGGTTGAACATCGAGGCCACCCATCACCTGGTGGGATCGCTCCCCCACGAGGCCGGGCACTCGCTGATCCACTACGACAACGTCCGAGTGCCCGCGACCGCGATGCTGGGTGAACCCGGCCACGGCTTCGAGATCCTGCAGGCCAGACTCGCCGGCGGCCGCATCCACCACGCGATGCGATCGATCGGGGTGGCCCAGCGTGCGCTGGACATGATGGCGCACCGCGCGAAAAGCCGTTTCACGCAGGGCAGTCAGCTGGCCGACAAACAGCTGGTGCAGGCCTTCATCGCCGACTCCTACGCCGAACTGCTGCAGTTCCGGTTGACCGTGCTGCACACCGCCTGGTTGATCGACACCGCCGGAGAACACGCGGCCCGCAAGGAGATCGGCGTGTGCAAGATCCTGGCGTCGCAGGTGCTCAAGTCCATCGGCATGCGCGCCATCCAGGTGCACGGCGCGATGGGCCTGACCCAGCAGTTGCCGGTCGCCAACGTGCTGCTCGGCGGTGTGGCGCTGGGCCTCGCCGACGGGCCCACCGAGGCACACAAGGTCAACCTGGCCCGCATGCTGCTCAAGGGTTACGAGGCCGAGGATCCGGAATGGCCCAGTGAGTTCAGCGAGGTCCGCATCGAGGCGGCCAAGGCGAAGTACGGCGACCGGGTCAAGAACATCCCCTCGGTGCCCGCGACGCCATGA
- a CDS encoding SDR family NAD(P)-dependent oxidoreductase: MAFPEQLFDLTDRVVLITGGSRGLGREMAFAAARCGADVVIASRKLESCEATAAEIEAETGRSALPYAVHVGRWDQLDGLVEAAYDRFGKVDVLVNNAGMSPVYDKQTDVTEKMFDAVVNLNLKGPFRLSALVGERMVADGGGAIINVSTHGSLRPHPSFIPYAASKAGLNAMTEGLAHAFGPTVRVNTLMPGPFLTDISKAWNFGDANPFGHFALQRAGQPAEIVGAALFLMSDASSYTTGSILRADGGIP, encoded by the coding sequence GTGGCATTCCCCGAGCAGCTCTTCGACCTGACCGACCGCGTCGTCCTGATCACGGGAGGAAGCCGCGGCCTGGGCCGCGAGATGGCGTTCGCCGCGGCGCGCTGCGGCGCGGACGTCGTCATCGCGAGTCGCAAGCTGGAGTCCTGCGAAGCCACCGCGGCCGAGATCGAGGCCGAGACTGGACGCAGCGCACTCCCCTACGCGGTGCACGTCGGGCGTTGGGATCAGCTCGACGGACTGGTCGAAGCCGCGTATGACCGGTTCGGCAAGGTGGACGTCCTGGTCAACAACGCGGGCATGTCCCCGGTGTACGACAAGCAGACCGACGTCACCGAGAAGATGTTCGACGCTGTGGTCAACCTCAATCTCAAAGGCCCGTTCCGGCTTTCGGCACTGGTCGGCGAGCGCATGGTGGCCGACGGCGGCGGCGCGATCATCAACGTCAGCACGCACGGGTCGCTGCGCCCCCACCCGTCGTTCATCCCCTATGCGGCGTCCAAGGCCGGGCTCAACGCCATGACCGAAGGTTTGGCGCACGCATTCGGTCCGACGGTCCGGGTGAACACGCTGATGCCCGGCCCGTTCCTCACCGACATCAGCAAGGCGTGGAACTTCGGCGATGCGAATCCGTTCGGGCACTTCGCCCTGCAGCGCGCGGGACAACCCGCCGAGATCGTCGGCGCCGCCTTGTTCCTGATGTCCGACGCCTCGAGTTACACCACCGGATCGATCCTGCGCGCCGACGGCGGAATCCCGTGA